A window of the Pedobacter frigiditerrae genome harbors these coding sequences:
- a CDS encoding sialate O-acetylesterase — MRKISLYVILILASLSSSAQIKLPRLISDGMVLQRSIPIKLWGWATPNESVKLNFNKAEYTAKANEKGEWQIKLPAQKAGGPYQMVFTASNKIILKDILFGDVWVCSGQSNMELPMSRLSDKYPDVIANANNNQIRQFQVPDEFDFKQERKDFSNGSWVSASPKNVLDFSGVAYFFALEIYKRNHIPIGFINSALGGSPAQDWISESAIKKFPGYYEELQKFKDDNLIKNIEKADQQASINWYKKLNAADEGLINNWKKTDAKGWAEMNIPGYWADGALGFVNGVVWFKKDINVTKDMVGKPAKLMLGRIIDADSVFINGQFAGTTSYQYPPRRYVLPSNLLKEGKNTIVVRVVSNSGKGGFAPDKPYELIVGDETIDLKGAWNYKLGAKMEPTPSQTFVRWKPVGLYNAMISPLTNYAIKGALWYQGEANTNKAEEYKSLMQTLIEDWRSKWNQGNFPFLYVQLPGFMETKTTPTESSWAKLRQQQLDLLTVPNTAMAVAIDLGEWNDIHPLNKQDVGKRLALQAQHLVYGDTKSVNSGPMFKEAKLNKNKITISFNNVGGGLIAKGAKELKYFAVAGADKKYYWANAQIINNKVVVWSKEVQNPVSVRYAWADNPEGANLYNKANLPASPFEAKVGL; from the coding sequence ATGAGGAAGATATCATTATATGTCATTTTAATTTTAGCAAGTCTAAGCAGCTCTGCCCAAATAAAATTGCCTAGGTTAATTAGCGATGGAATGGTTTTGCAAAGGTCAATTCCGATTAAGTTATGGGGTTGGGCTACTCCAAATGAAAGCGTTAAGCTGAATTTTAATAAAGCAGAATATACTGCTAAAGCCAATGAAAAAGGCGAATGGCAAATAAAATTGCCTGCTCAAAAAGCTGGTGGACCTTACCAAATGGTTTTTACGGCAAGCAACAAAATTATACTTAAGGATATTCTATTTGGTGATGTTTGGGTGTGTAGTGGACAATCAAATATGGAATTGCCAATGAGTAGATTGAGTGATAAATACCCAGATGTAATTGCAAATGCCAATAACAATCAGATTAGACAGTTTCAAGTTCCTGATGAATTTGATTTTAAGCAGGAACGCAAAGATTTTTCAAATGGTTCATGGGTAAGTGCTAGTCCTAAAAATGTATTAGATTTTTCTGGTGTAGCTTACTTTTTTGCTTTAGAGATCTATAAGAGAAATCATATCCCCATTGGTTTCATCAACAGCGCTTTAGGAGGTTCTCCAGCACAAGATTGGATAAGCGAAAGTGCCATTAAAAAATTTCCTGGCTACTATGAAGAGCTACAAAAATTTAAAGATGATAATTTAATTAAAAACATTGAAAAAGCAGACCAGCAAGCATCAATTAACTGGTATAAAAAGCTAAATGCCGCTGATGAAGGTTTAATTAATAACTGGAAAAAAACAGATGCTAAAGGATGGGCGGAAATGAATATTCCTGGTTATTGGGCCGATGGTGCTTTAGGTTTTGTAAACGGAGTGGTGTGGTTTAAAAAAGATATCAATGTCACTAAAGATATGGTTGGTAAACCAGCCAAATTAATGTTAGGCAGAATTATAGATGCAGATTCAGTTTTCATTAATGGACAATTTGCAGGCACAACAAGCTATCAATATCCACCAAGGAGGTATGTTTTGCCGAGCAATCTTTTAAAAGAAGGAAAAAACACAATAGTGGTAAGGGTAGTAAGTAATTCTGGCAAGGGAGGTTTTGCCCCAGATAAACCTTATGAGTTAATTGTTGGCGATGAAACAATTGATTTAAAAGGAGCGTGGAATTATAAGCTAGGTGCCAAGATGGAACCGACTCCTTCTCAAACTTTTGTAAGATGGAAACCTGTTGGTTTGTATAATGCAATGATCAGTCCGCTAACCAATTATGCCATCAAAGGTGCTTTATGGTATCAAGGAGAAGCGAATACGAATAAAGCAGAAGAGTATAAAAGTTTAATGCAAACTTTAATCGAAGACTGGAGAAGTAAATGGAATCAAGGTAATTTCCCATTTTTATATGTGCAATTGCCAGGTTTTATGGAAACTAAAACAACGCCTACAGAAAGTAGTTGGGCTAAGTTAAGGCAACAGCAACTAGACTTATTAACTGTGCCTAATACAGCTATGGCAGTTGCCATTGATTTAGGCGAATGGAATGATATTCACCCGTTAAACAAACAAGATGTAGGAAAACGTTTGGCTTTACAAGCCCAGCATTTAGTTTATGGAGATACTAAAAGTGTAAATTCTGGACCAATGTTTAAGGAAGCCAAGCTGAATAAAAATAAAATTACCATCAGCTTTAATAACGTTGGTGGCGGTTTAATCGCAAAAGGAGCAAAAGAGTTAAAATACTTCGCGGTTGCTGGGGCAGACAAAAAATATTACTGGGCAAATGCTCAAATTATTAACAATAAAGTTGTGGTGTGGAGCAAGGAAGTGCAAAATCCAGTTTCTGTTCGTTATGCTTGGGCAGATAATCCAGAAGGTGCTAATTTGTACAATAAAGCAAACTTGCCAGCCTCGCCATTTGAAGCAAAGGTTGGATTGTAA